The stretch of DNA ataataaaattggaagactaaatcttacagagaaaagaccattttcgatatttgggatcagtgattcaaaaagatgtagaaattcacgaggatgtcacatatagaattaaggcagattggctaaaatggagaaatgcatcggggtgttatgtgatgctaaaatctcattaaaattgaaagaaaaattatataggacagctataagatcagttttgttgtacggctcagaatgttgggcagtcaaataccaataTGAGCAAAAAATGAGTGTAgcgaagatgaggatgttaatATGGATGTGCggtcatacaaaaaaaaaaaaaattagaaatgaagttattcgtaataagataagagtagtgccaatagaggagaagatgagagaaactagattaagatggtttagtcatgtgagaaggagaccaagagacactcatgtgaggagagttgataaaatgaaacaattaatcaaaaaaagaggtagagacagATCTAAGAAGATTtcgagggagacattaaagtttgatatgaagtgtacggatctcaatgaagatatgacaaaagatagaaatacatggaagtgtagaattcatgtagccgaccccacataatgggataaatgttggatatgttgttgttgtataatGTTTAATAGCATGTTATTAATTGTACATGCAATATTATATTATAGATTAcatagaaaaagaaaggaaacacAGCTAACAACCAAAGTAGAGGAAAGGATTCCAAAAATTGTTGTCTGCATGAATATTATTGATGGATTGGAATGGGAGGCCTCGTCTAAAAGGGAAAGAATAAGCAGAGAGTATGCCCACACAATGATGCATTATATTCATCGCAGGCAATAAGaatgcatttatttttatttattactaatCCCCGTGAAGTGAACAACTTGTTACATCAATGGAGCCAAATGACTAAATGAAAATCATGAATTAGAATACAAGCACtttggttttcttcttcctttttttttttggagaaaaaaaatgcTCATTCAAGGTGGTCGTGCGGCCGGATTGACATGAACACGGCGGCGTACTGCCGAAGGAGCCATTCATTGCCGCCGTTCTCCGCCGCCTGAGTCACCTGGCCCCGAGTCCTCACGACGTAGCGCCGCCACGCCAATTGGATGTTCACCGCGGCCCAGGTTCTCCAGTTGGAGGAGTAGTACCTGGCCGTTCGCTTCAGCCGCTCGTTGGCGAATTTGTAGCGGAAGTGATCGGTGATGTAGCGGAGGTGGTTTGCGTCCAGACCAAACGCTTCAGTCGATTCAGTGCAAGAAAACGTGGCGGACGAAGCCGGAAGGCGGTCTATGAACGGCCGGCGGAGGCACCACGAGAGGAGCTCGTCGCCCAGAAATCCGCCGGGATCCAGGATGCTTGTGGCGACCATTCCTTTGCTGAGGTTCTGGCTGCTTTTTACTCTGCCATGGACGATGAACACAATTCGTTGAACAGGGTCTCCTTCTCTGATAATCTGATCACAAGCATATGAAGAGGGATTATGCTATGAAGAGATTCAATTCAAGCAATTCAATTACATGAgttttctacaaaaaaaaaaaaaaaaaatgtcaaatcaTGCACTGATTGCTGAAATTCCCATCACCTTCTCGTTTTTGGAGAACACAAGGGGCTTGACGCGGTCACAGATGTTATCCAGGATGAGATCGTCCAAATTGTGGAAGATTGGTACCTTAACAATTGAACCACCAGTTTCAAAAAGCatttatatacaaataacattGAATAATATCTACTTTCACTTAAAAGATCTCTATAATAGACTACTGATATGGGATTAGATTATAACAAATATAGCGGTGGCCCTCACCATTCTGATGAGATCTAGGCAGAGGTAGCGTTTAATGTCCCGGCGTAGGCCCTCGGGCAAGTCTTTGATGAGTTCCATCTCGTCTTCTCCTCCCATGGCTGCCCACCTATGGCGTTCGAAATGGCGGACTCTTTGTCTAAGTTGAGATGGCAGTTGCCTCCGCCTCATCCACCATTCCATGTCCCGGCATCTCAGCtgcatcttcctcttctttgccATAACCGCGTGCAAGAACACCTTTAACACCCCCATCGTTCAATTTACTCCTATATTAGCCCGTTTGGAAGAAAATAGTGCAAATAGTGAAATAGCTAACCCAGAAAACAGGGGATTCGAGGGGAAAGTAGGAGGAAGTCACCTGAATGTTCCCAATTAACAGAGTGAATAACATTAAGCCGCTGAGAACAATACATATGCTGAAGATGACTTCCAGCCAGTGGCTTGTGGGCTCAAGATCATTGCCGAAAGTGCTGTAGAGCCATACATGAAGAATAACTACTTCTAAGCATGGAAAACTAAGATAGGCAATAATGAATCAAGATTTTAAAGCGTCTCCCACTTACCTGAGGGACATTAAACCCCAGAAAATGGGATACAGAATCTTAACAGCGAGAGAGTTGCTGGAGATGACTGGAAGAGCCCATTTGTAGATCCCATAAGGATAAGGTCCATTTACATCCAAGCACAATGGCTTTCTGAACATAGCCGTTGCGTTACCGCCGCATGGGTTCCCTACTGTGTTCGCCGGCAACAGAAACTGGTAGCAAACCTCCTCCGAGCAGGACAAACGGAGATTACACTGACTATTTCCGCGGCATTGCTGCCTTAGGCACGATGCCACACGCTGTATGGCGAGAACATACCAGCACCCCCCGGCAACCTGAAGAAGGGAGGGATAAATAAAGGGTGGGTTCAAATTTGTCTAGAACGAACACAGATTAATTAAAGTAGTTGGTCAATTGAATTGATCTTGAGAGACTTACATGAGAGGCGATGAAGTAGGCTATGAGATTGAGCCCGAAGCCCCACCAAATGCTGCCAAAGATATAGCCGGTGACCTTCTGCATCCTGCGCATCAAGCAAATGCTGTGATACACCTTGGGGAGGAATTGGAACAAGAAGATTAGCAGAAGTATTGTCATTAtgatctttatctgctcttctCTGATCAATCTCGGTACCACCAACCAGAACACAGCCTGCAAAAGATGAGGAATTTAATTCATCAGAAAGGGCGAACCCAGGCACAGAAGAGCAGCAAATAGTAAATTACAAATTACAACAATCTTGAACggtttaattttaataaaataaaattaaacattcGAGTTGGGCGGAGCTGGGCTCTACTTGCACGTACACTGGTGAATTATACTCTGTTCAACTCAGTTGAGCGATACAGTCCATACCGAAGCCAAGCAATCAGTTAGTATGATGTGTGTCTGACAGGTTCgagatgaaataaaataataataataactaattttgGTTATTGGGGGTGACCTGTGGAACGGGTAAGATTACGAAGACGTCAAACCAGAAGCCTTTGAGGGAGCGGACGTAGTGGGAGGCGATGGCACGTGCGTCCCACACGAGCTTGCCGCAGCCGACCACCAAGGATTCCCTGGACACGTACGCGAGCCGAAACTGGAGCCACAAGTGGAAGAGGTGAACCCCGTCCACGCACGTACGGAGAACGGTGACGATGGCCGCCAGCCCGCCGTCCATGTAGAGGCAGGGAGAACCGCCGCGGCCGATGGAGAGCGCGTAAAAGAAGAGGGGATCAACGGCCAGCGCCATTCCACGTGCGAGCAGAAACGCCCTGTTCCACCTCTGCACCCGCTTGCTCCTCGGGTCAAGTACCCACCCGAAGGGGCCCGAGAGGCGCCGGTTGGCCGCCGAGCGGACGCCCTTGCCGGGCCGGCTCTGAATGGGGACTAGCGAGGAGCCGGCGGAGGCCTCCCACTCAGGCTGGTGGGCCTGGTCGCAGCTGGTGGAATGGAAAACGGGGAGGCCCACCTGGGTGCAGGCGTAGCATTCCACCGAGTTCGAGACTGCGTTGTCGTCGTCGACGACATCGTCGTTGCTGTCCGAGGACGACGCCCTTCGCCGGGCTATTCCGAGCCACCTAGTTGGTATCGAATGCAAACAACTCAGAGAGCGAGGAAATTAAGCAACAAAAAGAGCAAAGAAGCAGTAAAAAGAACacataacatttatatatagtAGCTACCTCGGGAGAGCGAAGAGCGAGTGTGGACGCATGGgaaaggagagaagagagaaaccATGGGAGAGAGAATTAAAGGCTTAAATAATCAGAGGGAAGGAGAAGGGCCTGAGAATTGTgtggagggagggagagagattgaTAGCTATGATGACGAGGagtttgaagagagagagagatgtagcACATGGAGTTATTGAAGGGGTGGGGGCGAACAAAAAAAGTTACGTAAACGTCCGGGGGAGTGGGGCAGAGATCCCATGAGGTCGAGTCccctatatattattattccattgacccatttatttctcatttgcATCTCATCACCTTCCTTTCCATGCCCAACCCAATCAGCGATTTGGCGACCCCACTCCCTGGCCTGCTGTCCAGCCACTGGATCTCGTGACACGTCGTCCTCCACATTCCTCATCCACACATGTTTCTACTGTCCACTTTACTACTACTCCCACTACTAAATTATGGCGCCTCATCCATCAGCAGCTTTGTTTTACCCTCGTAAACTCATCCATCAGCAGCTTTGTTTTACCCTCATAAAGTTTCAATACATGAGGTCCTGCTTCTTATCCCATGTTCGTTTCAACTTTCAACCGTTCCAATTTCATATACAGTTTTATTAATCTCACCGATATGTAACGGTACGTACGTAGCTAGCTAGGCCAGTTTAAAAGAATTCCAAgttttttatcaatatatatatatgtgtgtgtgtatgctaCAATGAAATTGagtagtattttttaaatatttattctgtcttatttctttttttttttaaatatgtagcAAGTTATTCTTGTTAATTTATTCCGTACGTCTTAATTGTTAACAAAATTCACACACACTTATCTTATATGATCAAATGATTGCTCCCCAATTTGTTTGTTTgcaaaatttcaattatacttttGAGACTTACGCTAATAAGTATACAATCCTCTAATAAACAAGtcataatataatttcttttaatattaattcaatatcattacattttaattttttcccctTTCACTATCTCAATCTCACTTTCAGCTAAAAACCATCAACCATGGCtagagctctctctctctctctctctctctctctctccagccACGGCGTCAACAGCACCAGTTGGTACCtgcatcttcctctctctctctctctctctctctccagccACGGCGTCAAAAGCACCAGTTGGTACtatcttcctctttctctcacCTTTGGCAACCTTATTGCCTGATCGAAAATGAACCCAAAACCCCATCATTTGGGTATGGGCCGGGTTGTAGACACCCAAACTGGGTTTCTGCAAGAACCTCCGCGATAATAAGGAAGTTAAATAAAAGACGtgttttgatttgaatttgaactaaTGTTAAGTTGAGTTTATCGTCAGAGTATTTGTCCTTAAAACTTTAATTTAACACAGCTTAACTCATTTTAATTAAGTATGTTagaagatttaaatttaaattcaaatgttttatcaaataattataatctGACACTCAACTCaatttaactaatttaacaattttttttatataattaaacacATATCACCTCAAtctcatataatttttatatataagtatatcatattttcaatttatatatttagaaaaaatatattttttatgtaatattaCAATGCTAGAGACTAATTGAATTTGAGGgtgataatattttatgattgaaacaaaaaaaaaaaaaaaagttgagcatattacttaataaaaataaaattttggttaaaaattaaaaagcaaaaagTTTGACAATATTTCTTTCtgtaatttactaaaatatgtattttgtgttaAAAAAGAGAGCAAAGATAAAAAGGAAAGGGGATAAAGAAAGCAACATTTTTAACATATATGCTACTTATAtactcaattttaaatttaaagtgatattcgtgtattaatgtattatatcgTGTCATATCAatacaaacatataatatattaataaaagatgTGAtcctaaatattaaaattaaatatttaaataacattttcagttttttaatgACAGAAGAGATTATTGTTAGTTTCAAAATCCAGATGGCAGTCtctaaaaataatgttaataaattaagtTAGGCTTGGGtctctaaaaaatgaaaatgttattttaacacttaaatttaatatttttattaatattctatgttaatgtcttatatatatatattaataggatatataatatcattatatataaaatttcaatgtagaaataacatttttggaaattaaagaaataatatcAAACCTTTCCTGGCTTTCACATGTGAAGGATTATGTGAACACAGAAATTGTTGAAGTTTTCATCATTAACTACTTGTCAATTCATGCACTCCAGCTCGAAAAACAAATGATGAATGAGCACTTCACTTTCGGATTTCAGATCCATAATGATAATAAGAGCTTATCAGAAAGCTGCACTGAAGTATATTTAGACCCGCAGAGCCAATTAATATCACTGTTCACATCAGCTAGTTGAAGTTCCGGCATGTGTATCATCAGTTCTGAAAATGAAATCTACAAATAAGTCATAACTAAAGAATAGGACTGTTGATAGTACGCATAAGTCGTGAAGGGCATCTCCATAGAATCTTAGCCGTGTGTCGTTTACCCAAAAGGCTGGTTATGGGCAGCTTGTGGATCACTACTGCTTGCTTATTGATCCAAGTTCCGACCGTCATGAGCTGGTGTGTGGTGCGTGTGGCTCTCTTAATTATCTTAACACATGAGAGCCGGCAGCTAGCTTTGGCTCTTATCTGCCGTATATGCATTTCAGCACTGATTGGGAAGGTAGGAACCTACAGTGTACGTATCGTACTATCATGATCGAAGAAGACGAGCAATGAAAGAGGACCCAATTAAGTTAAAGCTATGTGTAACGTACGTACGTAATCCctccgtgtgtgtgtgtatatatatatatatatacacaatatgtTGTCACGATGCCTATACTACTGTATGTCACTTCCAGGGTTCTTTCAGTTATCAGCATGCGGTGCCTCGATCGACTACGTACGTGTTGGCTAGCTGTTAGTATCTCGTACTCTATTTGGCGTAGCAGAGGGTTGGGAGGTAAATAAGAGAAGTTTTGAGGCAGCCATTGACGGGGACAATCTAGCTAGGGAGGAGTATGGAAGTTTCGCATGCAGCgcagaggagaggaagaaaccCATACTCGTTTGCTAACTAACTACAATCCAAACACCACCAGGCAGGCAAGCGCGCGCTCATTATCCAAACGTTCCCCGCTAATGGATGGGTCCAAAATTAAGGTACACAAACACATAACATACGCTATACGGGCAGTAACAGTAGCAGCTAGCAATTGCAAGCAAAGGTTTCATACGTAAGTGAAGGGAAAGGGAAAATCCAAGGAAACAGGACGTGGACACACCAGCTTCTCGAAGAGTATtctcttttgaaaatattattgttaaaataatataacattccattttataattataaagaaCTTTGGACAATGGGAGAAACACGCGTTGAACCTACCAAACAAGACACAGTCACGGCTAGCTATAGCAATAGTGTtttatgcaatatatatatatatatatatctaataggAATTGTACAAGGAAAATTCATCCTATTAATAAACCTATCATTGCTGAAATGATGTGACAATTacacttttcaaaatataagcAGTCTCACGTACTCACTTTAATGggacattttaattttttttttttttttttaaggatgAAGTTCAAATTGTCATTTTATTGTAATAAACAACTTTGGTTAACTTTTCCATTTATGTAACAAAACAAAACTTGAGAGGAAATTAAAATTCCAActtaatataaaatgtaaagcAGAAACATAACTATGTTTTACATAAACCTTATATGACTATACCAACATGTTCtgagaaggaaaaaaatcaccaaaatcTCTCATAACTACAAAAATCCTACCATAAccttgtcaaaaaaataaaataaaatctataaaggtatattttaattaaataggtATGGCATGAATAAGAAGCTTTATATATACCTGTCTACTAGAGATGcgtatattaaattttatttttctgttaatATTCCACCCACCTAGTTTGAACTTTTAACGAAGTGAGAGGCCGGAAGTATAGCAGGGACAAGGCCTGGGACTGGGAATGGGTATTAAGCCGGCATGGCATCGGGGAGTTGAGAAGAGTGTCCCCCAGACAGACAAGCTAATTAAGGCCGCATAAGTTAGGGATGAGTCTTGCAGGTTGGCACATGACATGATGTAGTTCTGAACCTGAAGATATCAGTAAGATCAGAGGCCGAAGCGATCAGATTGAATTGGTGGGACCATTAACATGAATCAGGGATCAATATCAACAGACATGATTGTGGGTtctgtaatataatttttaatattccttGGCGTGACTACAATCCGCTAACCTACCTGTCTCTTCTTGTCCATTTTCATTGCTTTTCCacctatttttgttcatttccCTTCATGATTGATGTAATCCCTACGCCTTGCCCCACACAATAATCTtactttttcatatttaatgaccctattcttttaatataatattattttttagttgccaatttaattattgttattgctagaaatgcaataaataaaatttgtattaaaacaGCTCAAGTTAAATCAAGGTAGTCAAAGGAGTGTTGAAGAATGACTGACCAGTTACTTGTCTTGGTGGAGTTCACTGTTATCCAAAAGAACTCATGCCTTTGCTCATGAGAGTGAGCAGATGTTAGACTAGGAGAACTGGGTCAAAAAGTGAAGCGAAAAAGGGTTGTAATTGTTTAAGAGAAACTCCATTATTTGGGAGAAGGTATTCTGCAAGGCAACAAATGATTAGAAGGCATGCATGGATCTCTCTTGTATGAACCCTTTTATGTTTAAGTCAAATATTTGTATGATACTTaaaagaagcaagaaaaataaatgtaaaaaatgtcAGTTGAGTTGTCTATGAGAGGTTTGACACATTTCTTCAAGAGAATAAGGGACTTAGGTATGCACATATGTTTGGAAGTCGAAAAAGGTTGAGAAAAAAGTCCTAAAAATGGTGGGTTAAGGGATATTTTTATACCCCTTGAAGTAAATGAGTGGGACATGTGGCACACAAGTATAGGGTACGTAGTGTTATTGTAAGTATTCTTGTTCGGATATCTCAACCACTCGAACTACCTGAACGAAAGTGCCTGCGGAAGGAACTAAGCtaacatgcatacacaagaattaaaaacaGCGAAAGctaagctatacacatgcatgcactacgagtACTTCGCTAGCACAACGATCACATGagataaatagatatatatagacTACTGTGCCGACATATACAAGACACGAGGAATAACCTAGCACAGTCAAAcgtaatagagtaaatcctactcaaccatcagagttgacagggactgACGGAGTTACCTGTACATCATActgactctgccgctaaaagtTGACTCCCTTGTCCATGACCTACGCTGCCATtccttggaatgatggaaagtaaagtgagtcgagaAACTCAGCAAACAATAAAGGAAGGCTGAATATATCCAATAGACTTTCCCCATAACactaacccccaagcacacacaagtcatgagacgcccaacacaatataaaagcgtaaataaaagcacataccagtccttagggcccacacaagacacacggctcCCAAGTCCCATATCAActtgtcgctgccctgaaaggcaacatatatctccacaaacctgcgcgcgctgtcccgggtcgagGCTCCCGTCACCTGAATGCTCGCGTCGGTCCTCCCGATACCCAAGCCTCTGAATAACTGAGCTATAGGCTCCCTTGGAACAAtcctcccgtccgagaccaGAGTAcaaccagtaaccatgcaatgcacataaaatgcaatggcgtaatgagtatcaacgtgatacactagtgcccatacatccaagcatcaggccatgctccgcccacatagtaaaccatttgcaatgcatatgcccgtgccagatgcaaaCTAACCAAGCTAgtatgtccgtgatcaagca from Diospyros lotus cultivar Yz01 chromosome 6, ASM1463336v1, whole genome shotgun sequence encodes:
- the LOC127805044 gene encoding cyclic nucleotide-gated ion channel 2: MRPHSLFALPRWLGIARRRASSSDSNDDVVDDDNAVSNSVECYACTQVGLPVFHSTSCDQAHQPEWEASAGSSLVPIQSRPGKGVRSAANRRLSGPFGWVLDPRSKRVQRWNRAFLLARGMALAVDPLFFYALSIGRGGSPCLYMDGGLAAIVTVLRTCVDGVHLFHLWLQFRLAYVSRESLVVGCGKLVWDARAIASHYVRSLKGFWFDVFVILPVPQAVFWLVVPRLIREEQIKIIMTILLLIFLFQFLPKVYHSICLMRRMQKVTGYIFGSIWWGFGLNLIAYFIASHVAGGCWYVLAIQRVASCLRQQCRGNSQCNLRLSCSEEVCYQFLLPANTVGNPCGGNATAMFRKPLCLDVNGPYPYGIYKWALPVISSNSLAVKILYPIFWGLMSLSTFGNDLEPTSHWLEVIFSICIVLSGLMLFTLLIGNIQVFLHAVMAKKRKMQLRCRDMEWWMRRRQLPSQLRQRVRHFERHRWAAMGGEDEMELIKDLPEGLRRDIKRYLCLDLIRMVPIFHNLDDLILDNICDRVKPLVFSKNEKIIREGDPVQRIVFIVHGRVKSSQNLSKGMVATSILDPGGFLGDELLSWCLRRPFIDRLPASSATFSCTESTEAFGLDANHLRYITDHFRYKFANERLKRTARYYSSNWRTWAAVNIQLAWRRYVVRTRGQVTQAAENGGNEWLLRQYAAVFMSIRPHDHLE